In Vicugna pacos chromosome 1, VicPac4, whole genome shotgun sequence, a single window of DNA contains:
- the TOP2B gene encoding DNA topoisomerase 2-beta isoform X2 produces MAKAVGGGAGAGGNGALTWVNNAAKREESEIANKNDPSKKLSVERVYQKKTQLEHILLRPDTYIGSVEPLTQLMWVYDEDVGMNCREVTFVPGLYKIFDEILVNAADNKQRDKNMTCIKVSIDPESNIISIWNNGKGIPVVEHKVEKVYVPALIFGQLLTSSNYDDDEKKVTGGRNGYGAKLCNIFSTKFTVETACKEYKHSFKQTWLNNMMKTSEAKIKHFDGEDYTCITFQPDLAKFKMEKLDKDIVALMTRRAYDLAGSCKGVKVMFNGKKLPVNGFRSYVDLYVKDKLDETGVALKVIHELANERWDVCLTLSEKGFQQISFVNSIATTKGGRHVDYVVDQVVGKLIEVVKKKNKAGVSVKPFQVKNHIWVFINCLIENPTFDSQTKENMTLQPKSFGSKCQLSEKFFKAASNCGIVESILNWVKFKAQTQLNKKCSSVKYSKIKGIPKLDDANDAGGKHSLECTLILTEGDSAKSLAVSGLGVIGRDRYGVFPLRGKILNVREASHKQIMENAEINNIIKIVGLQYKKSYDDAESLKTLRYGKIMIMTDQDQDGSHIKGLLINFIHHNWPSLLKHGFLEEFITPIVKASKNKQELSFYSIPEFDEWKKHIENQKAWKIKYYKGLGTSTAKEAKEYFADMERHRILFRYAGPEDDAAITLAFSKKKIDDRKEWLTNFMEDRRQRRLHGLPEQFLYGTATKHLTYNDFINKELILFSNSDNERSIPSLVDGFKPGQRKVLFTCFKRNDKREVKVAQLAGSVAEMSAYHHGEQALMMTIVNLAQNFVGSNNINLLQPIGQFGTRLHGGKDAASPRYIFTMLSSLARLLFPAVDDNLLKFLYDDNQRVEPEWYIPIIPMVLINGAEGIGTGWACKLPNYDAREIVNNVRRMLDGLDPHPMLPNYKNFKGTIQELGQNQYAVSGEIFVVDRNTVEITELPVRTWTQVYKEQVLEPMLNGTDKTPALISDYKEYHTDTTVKFVVKMTEEKLAQAEAAGLHKVFKLQTTLTCNSMVLFDHMGCLKKYETVQDILKEFFDLRLSYYGLRKEWLVGMLGAESTKLNNQARFILEKIQGKITIENRSKKDLIQMLVQRGYESDPVKAWKEAQEKAAEEEETQNQHDDSSSDSGTPSGPDFNYILNMSLWSLTKEKVEELIKQRDAKGREVSDLKRKSPSDLWKEDLAAFVEELERVEAQEREDVLAGMAGKAIKGKVGKPKVKKLQLEETMPSPYGRRVVPEITAMKADASKKLLKRKKGDLDTTTVKVEFDEEFGGTPVEGTGEEVLISSAPINKGPKPKREKKEPGTRVRKTPTSSGKPSAKKVKKRNPWSDDESKSESDLEETEPVVIPRDSLLRRAAAERPKYTFDFSEEEDDDADDDDDNNDLEELKVKASPIANDGEDEFVPSDGLDKDEYTFSPGKSKATPEKSSHDKKSQDFGSLFSFPSYSQKSEDDSAKFDSNEEDSASVFSPSFGLKQTEKVPSKTVAAKKGKPSLDTTPKPKRTPKQKKAETVNSDSDSEFGIPKKTAAPRGKGRGAKKRKASGSENEGDYNPGRRTSKPPSKKPKKTSFDQDSDVDLFPSDFTSEPPSLPRSGRARKEVKYFADSDEEDDVDFAMFN; encoded by the exons TGAATCTAACATTATAAGCATTTGGAATAATGGGAAAGGCATTCCAGTTGTAGAACACAAAGTAGAGAAAGTTTATGTTCCTGCATTAATTTTTGGACAGCTTTTAACATCCAGTAACTATGATGATGATGAGAAAAAAGTAACAG GTGGTCGCAATGGTTACGGTGCAAAACTTTGTAATATTTTCAGTACAAAGTTTACAGTAGAAACTGCTTGCAAAGAATACAAACATAGTTTTAAGCAG acatgGCTGAATAATATGATGAAGACTTCTGAAgccaaaattaaacattttgatGGTGAAGATTACACATGCATAACATTCCAACCAGATCTGGCCAAATTTAAGATGGAAAAACTTGACAAGGATATTGTGGCTCTCATGACCAGAAGAGCTTATGATTTGGCTGGTTCATGCAAAGGAGTCAAGGTTATGTTTAATGGAAAGAAACTGCCT GTAAATGGCTTTCGCAGTTATGTAGATCTTTATGTTAAAGACAAACTGGATGAAACTGGAGTGGCCCTGAAAGTTATTCATGAACTTGCAAATGAAAGATGGGATGTTTGTCTCACATTGAGTGAAAAAGGATTCCAGCAAATCAGCTTTGTAAATAGTATTGCAACAACAAAA ggtGGACGGCATGTGGATTATGTAGTAGACCAAGTTGTCGGTAAACTGATTGAAGTagttaagaaaaagaacaaggcTGGTGTATCAGTGAAACCATTTCAA GTAAAAAACCATATATGGGTTTTTATTAATTGCCTTATCGAAAATCCAACTTTTGATTCTCAGACTAAGGAAAACATGACTCTGCAACCCAAAAGTTTTGGGTCCAAATGCCAGTTGTCAGAGAAGTTTTTTAAAGCA GCCTCTAACTGTGGCATTGTAGAGAGTATCCTGAACTGGGTGAAATTTAAGGCTCAGACACAGCTGAACAAGAAGTGTTCCTCAGTAAAGTACAGTAAAATCAAAGGTATTCCCAAACTGGATGATGCTAATGATGCTG GTGGCAAGCATTCCCTTGAGTGTACACTGATACTAACAGAAGGAGACTCTGCCAAATCGTTGGCTGTGTCTGGATTAGGTGTGATTGGGAGAGACAGATACGGAGTCTTTCCCCTCAGGGGGAAAATTCTTAACGTACGGGAAGCTTCTCATAAACAg atcatggaaaatgcagaaataaacaaTATTATCAAAATAGTTGGTCTACAGTACAAGAAAAGTTATGATGATGCAGAATCTCTGAAAACTCTACGCTATGGAAAGATAATGATTATGACTGATCAG GATCAAGATGGTTCTCACATAAAAGGCCTGCTTATTAATTTCATCCATCACAACTGGCCATCACTTTTGAAGCATGGTTTCCTTGAAGAGTTCATTACTCCTATTGTAAAG GCTAGCAAAAATAAGCAGGAACTTTCCTTCTACAGTATTCCTGAATTTGATGAGTGGAAAAAACATATAGAAAACCAGAAAgcctggaaaataaaatactacaaAG GGCTGGGTACCAGTACAGCTAAAGAAGCAAAGGAGTATTTTGCTGATATGGAAAGGCACCGCATCTTATTTAGATATGCTGGTCCTGAAGATGATGCTGCCATTACCTTG GCATTCAGTAAGAAGAAGATCGATGACAGAAAAGAATGGTTAACAAATTTCATGGAAGATCGGAGACAGCGTAGGTTACATGGCTTACCAGAG CAATTTTTATATGGTACAGCAACAAAACATTTGACTTACAATGATTTCATCAACAAAGAATTGATTCTCTTCTCAAACTCAGACAATGAAAGGTCTATACCATCTCTTGTTGATG gctttAAACCAGGCCAACGAAAAGTTTTATTTACCTGTTTTAAGAGGAATGATAAACGCGAAGTGAAAGTTGCCCAGTTGGCTGGATCTGTGGCTGAGATGTCCGCTTACCATCATGGAGAA CAAGCATTGATGATGACTATTGTGAATTTGGCTCAAAACTTTGTGGGAAGTAACAACATTAACTTGCTTCAGCCTATTGGTCAGTTTGGAACTCGGCTTCATGGGGGCAAAGATGCTGCAAGTCCTCGTTATATTTTCACAATGTTAAG ctCTCTAGCAAGACTGCTTTTTCCTGCTGTGGATGACAACTTGCTTAAATTCCTTTATGATGATAATCAACGTGTAGAGCCTGAGTGGTATATTCCCATAATTCCCATGgttttaataaatggtgctgaggGCATTGGTACAGGATGGGCTTGTAAACTACCCAACTATGATGCTAGGGAAATTGTGAACAATGTCAGACGAATGCTGGATGGCTTGGATCCTCATCCCATG CTGCCAAACTACAAAAACTTTAAAGGAACTATCCAAGAACTTGGTCAAAACCAATATGCAGTCAGTGGTGAAATATTTGTGGTGGATAGAAACACAGTAGAGATTACAGAGCTTCCAGTTAGAACTTGGACACAG gTGTACAAAGAACAGGTTTTAGAACCTATGCTAAATGGAACAGATAAAACACCAGCATTAATTTCTGATTATAAAGAATATCATACTGATACAACTGTGAAATTTGTGGTGAAAATGACTGAAGAGAAACTAGCTCAAGCAGAAGCTGCTGGATTGCACAAAGTTTTTAAACTTCAGACTACTCTTACTTGTAATTCCATG gtACTCTTTGATCATATGGGATGTCTGAAGAAGTATGAAACTGTgcaagacattttaaaagaattctttgATTTACGGTTAAGCTATTATGGTTTACGTAAAGAATGGCTTGTAGGAATGTTGGGAGCAGAATCTACAAAGCTTAACAATCAAGCCCGTTTCATTTTAGAGAAGATACAAGGGAAAATTACTATAG AGAATAGGTCAAAGAAAGATTTGATTCAAATGTTAGTCCAGAGAGGTTATGAATCTGACCCAGTGAAAGCCTGGAAAGAAGCACAAGAAAAG gcagcagaagaggaagaaacacaaaACCAGCATGATGATAGTTCCTCTGATTCAGGAACTCCTTCAGGCCctgattttaattatattttaaatatgtctcTGTGGTCTCTTACTAAAGAAAAAGTTGAAGAACTGATTAAACAGAGAGATGCAAAA gggAGAGAGGTCAGTGATCTTAAAAGAAAATCTCCTTCAGATCTTTGGAAAGAAGATTTAGCAGCTTTCGTTGAAGAACTGGAG AGAGTGGAAGCGCAAGAACGAGAAGACGTTCTAGCTGGAATGGCTGGAAAAGCAATAAAAGGTAAAGTTGGCAAACCTAAGGTGAAGAAGCTTCAACTGGAAGAGACAATGCCCTCACCTTATGGGAGAAGAGTGGTTCCTGAAATTACTGCTATGAAGGCAGATGCCAGTAAAAAGTTGCTGAAGAGGAAAAAG GGCGATCTTGATACCACAACAGTGAAAGTGGAATTTGATGAAGAATTCGGTGGGACACCGGTAGAAGGCACAGGAGAAGAGGTGCTGATCTCGTCAGCGCCTATAAATAAAGGCCCCAAAcccaaaagggagaaaaaggagccTG gTACCAGGGTGAGAAAAACACCCACATCTTCTGGGAAACCCAGCGCGAAGAAAGTGAAGAAACGGAATCCCTGGTCAGATGACGAATCCAAGTCAGAAAGTGACTTGGAAGAAACAGAACCTGTGGTTATTCCACGAGATTCTCTGCTTAGGAGAGCAGCTG cTGAAAGGCCTAAGTACACGTTTGATTTCTCAGAAGAAGAGGATGATGatgctgatgatgatgatgacaataatgATTTAGAGGAATTGAAAGTTAAAGCATCTCCCATAGCAAATGATGGAGAAGATGAATTTGTTCCTTCAGATGGCCTTGATAAAGATGAATATACATTTTCACCAGGCAAATCGAAAGCTACTCCGGA aaAGTCTTCCCACGACAAGAAAAGTCAGGATTTTGGGagtcttttctcatttccttcataCTCTCAGAAGTCAGAAGATG ATTCAGCTAAATTTGACAGTAATGAAGAAgattctgcttctgttttttcaCCATCGTTTGgtctgaaacaaacagaaaaagttcCAAGTAAAACAGTAGCTGCTAAAAAGG GAAAACCGTCTTTAGATACAACCCCTAAGCCCAAGAGAACTCCCAAGCAGAAGAAGGCAGAGACTGTGAACTCTGATTCGGACTCCGAGTTCGGCATTCCAAAGAAGACCGCGGCGCCGAGAG GTAAAGGCCGAGGGGCAAAGAAAAGGAAGGCATCTGGCTCTGAAAATGAAGGTGATTATAACCCTGGCAGGAGAACTTCCAAACCACCAAGCAAG aAACCGAAGAAAACATCTTTTGATCAGGATTCAGATGTGGACCTCTTCCCATCAGACTTCACTTCTGAACCCCCCTCTCTGCCACGCAGCGGGCGGGCTAGGAAAGAAGTAAAATACTTCGCAGACTCTGACGAAGAAGATGATGTTGATTTTGCAATGTTTAATTAA
- the TOP2B gene encoding DNA topoisomerase 2-beta isoform X1, protein MAKAVGGGAGAGGNGALTWVTLFDQNNAAKREESEIANKNDPSKKLSVERVYQKKTQLEHILLRPDTYIGSVEPLTQLMWVYDEDVGMNCREVTFVPGLYKIFDEILVNAADNKQRDKNMTCIKVSIDPESNIISIWNNGKGIPVVEHKVEKVYVPALIFGQLLTSSNYDDDEKKVTGGRNGYGAKLCNIFSTKFTVETACKEYKHSFKQTWLNNMMKTSEAKIKHFDGEDYTCITFQPDLAKFKMEKLDKDIVALMTRRAYDLAGSCKGVKVMFNGKKLPVNGFRSYVDLYVKDKLDETGVALKVIHELANERWDVCLTLSEKGFQQISFVNSIATTKGGRHVDYVVDQVVGKLIEVVKKKNKAGVSVKPFQVKNHIWVFINCLIENPTFDSQTKENMTLQPKSFGSKCQLSEKFFKAASNCGIVESILNWVKFKAQTQLNKKCSSVKYSKIKGIPKLDDANDAGGKHSLECTLILTEGDSAKSLAVSGLGVIGRDRYGVFPLRGKILNVREASHKQIMENAEINNIIKIVGLQYKKSYDDAESLKTLRYGKIMIMTDQDQDGSHIKGLLINFIHHNWPSLLKHGFLEEFITPIVKASKNKQELSFYSIPEFDEWKKHIENQKAWKIKYYKGLGTSTAKEAKEYFADMERHRILFRYAGPEDDAAITLAFSKKKIDDRKEWLTNFMEDRRQRRLHGLPEQFLYGTATKHLTYNDFINKELILFSNSDNERSIPSLVDGFKPGQRKVLFTCFKRNDKREVKVAQLAGSVAEMSAYHHGEQALMMTIVNLAQNFVGSNNINLLQPIGQFGTRLHGGKDAASPRYIFTMLSSLARLLFPAVDDNLLKFLYDDNQRVEPEWYIPIIPMVLINGAEGIGTGWACKLPNYDAREIVNNVRRMLDGLDPHPMLPNYKNFKGTIQELGQNQYAVSGEIFVVDRNTVEITELPVRTWTQVYKEQVLEPMLNGTDKTPALISDYKEYHTDTTVKFVVKMTEEKLAQAEAAGLHKVFKLQTTLTCNSMVLFDHMGCLKKYETVQDILKEFFDLRLSYYGLRKEWLVGMLGAESTKLNNQARFILEKIQGKITIENRSKKDLIQMLVQRGYESDPVKAWKEAQEKAAEEEETQNQHDDSSSDSGTPSGPDFNYILNMSLWSLTKEKVEELIKQRDAKGREVSDLKRKSPSDLWKEDLAAFVEELERVEAQEREDVLAGMAGKAIKGKVGKPKVKKLQLEETMPSPYGRRVVPEITAMKADASKKLLKRKKGDLDTTTVKVEFDEEFGGTPVEGTGEEVLISSAPINKGPKPKREKKEPGTRVRKTPTSSGKPSAKKVKKRNPWSDDESKSESDLEETEPVVIPRDSLLRRAAAERPKYTFDFSEEEDDDADDDDDNNDLEELKVKASPIANDGEDEFVPSDGLDKDEYTFSPGKSKATPEKSSHDKKSQDFGSLFSFPSYSQKSEDDSAKFDSNEEDSASVFSPSFGLKQTEKVPSKTVAAKKGKPSLDTTPKPKRTPKQKKAETVNSDSDSEFGIPKKTAAPRGKGRGAKKRKASGSENEGDYNPGRRTSKPPSKKPKKTSFDQDSDVDLFPSDFTSEPPSLPRSGRARKEVKYFADSDEEDDVDFAMFN, encoded by the exons TGAATCTAACATTATAAGCATTTGGAATAATGGGAAAGGCATTCCAGTTGTAGAACACAAAGTAGAGAAAGTTTATGTTCCTGCATTAATTTTTGGACAGCTTTTAACATCCAGTAACTATGATGATGATGAGAAAAAAGTAACAG GTGGTCGCAATGGTTACGGTGCAAAACTTTGTAATATTTTCAGTACAAAGTTTACAGTAGAAACTGCTTGCAAAGAATACAAACATAGTTTTAAGCAG acatgGCTGAATAATATGATGAAGACTTCTGAAgccaaaattaaacattttgatGGTGAAGATTACACATGCATAACATTCCAACCAGATCTGGCCAAATTTAAGATGGAAAAACTTGACAAGGATATTGTGGCTCTCATGACCAGAAGAGCTTATGATTTGGCTGGTTCATGCAAAGGAGTCAAGGTTATGTTTAATGGAAAGAAACTGCCT GTAAATGGCTTTCGCAGTTATGTAGATCTTTATGTTAAAGACAAACTGGATGAAACTGGAGTGGCCCTGAAAGTTATTCATGAACTTGCAAATGAAAGATGGGATGTTTGTCTCACATTGAGTGAAAAAGGATTCCAGCAAATCAGCTTTGTAAATAGTATTGCAACAACAAAA ggtGGACGGCATGTGGATTATGTAGTAGACCAAGTTGTCGGTAAACTGATTGAAGTagttaagaaaaagaacaaggcTGGTGTATCAGTGAAACCATTTCAA GTAAAAAACCATATATGGGTTTTTATTAATTGCCTTATCGAAAATCCAACTTTTGATTCTCAGACTAAGGAAAACATGACTCTGCAACCCAAAAGTTTTGGGTCCAAATGCCAGTTGTCAGAGAAGTTTTTTAAAGCA GCCTCTAACTGTGGCATTGTAGAGAGTATCCTGAACTGGGTGAAATTTAAGGCTCAGACACAGCTGAACAAGAAGTGTTCCTCAGTAAAGTACAGTAAAATCAAAGGTATTCCCAAACTGGATGATGCTAATGATGCTG GTGGCAAGCATTCCCTTGAGTGTACACTGATACTAACAGAAGGAGACTCTGCCAAATCGTTGGCTGTGTCTGGATTAGGTGTGATTGGGAGAGACAGATACGGAGTCTTTCCCCTCAGGGGGAAAATTCTTAACGTACGGGAAGCTTCTCATAAACAg atcatggaaaatgcagaaataaacaaTATTATCAAAATAGTTGGTCTACAGTACAAGAAAAGTTATGATGATGCAGAATCTCTGAAAACTCTACGCTATGGAAAGATAATGATTATGACTGATCAG GATCAAGATGGTTCTCACATAAAAGGCCTGCTTATTAATTTCATCCATCACAACTGGCCATCACTTTTGAAGCATGGTTTCCTTGAAGAGTTCATTACTCCTATTGTAAAG GCTAGCAAAAATAAGCAGGAACTTTCCTTCTACAGTATTCCTGAATTTGATGAGTGGAAAAAACATATAGAAAACCAGAAAgcctggaaaataaaatactacaaAG GGCTGGGTACCAGTACAGCTAAAGAAGCAAAGGAGTATTTTGCTGATATGGAAAGGCACCGCATCTTATTTAGATATGCTGGTCCTGAAGATGATGCTGCCATTACCTTG GCATTCAGTAAGAAGAAGATCGATGACAGAAAAGAATGGTTAACAAATTTCATGGAAGATCGGAGACAGCGTAGGTTACATGGCTTACCAGAG CAATTTTTATATGGTACAGCAACAAAACATTTGACTTACAATGATTTCATCAACAAAGAATTGATTCTCTTCTCAAACTCAGACAATGAAAGGTCTATACCATCTCTTGTTGATG gctttAAACCAGGCCAACGAAAAGTTTTATTTACCTGTTTTAAGAGGAATGATAAACGCGAAGTGAAAGTTGCCCAGTTGGCTGGATCTGTGGCTGAGATGTCCGCTTACCATCATGGAGAA CAAGCATTGATGATGACTATTGTGAATTTGGCTCAAAACTTTGTGGGAAGTAACAACATTAACTTGCTTCAGCCTATTGGTCAGTTTGGAACTCGGCTTCATGGGGGCAAAGATGCTGCAAGTCCTCGTTATATTTTCACAATGTTAAG ctCTCTAGCAAGACTGCTTTTTCCTGCTGTGGATGACAACTTGCTTAAATTCCTTTATGATGATAATCAACGTGTAGAGCCTGAGTGGTATATTCCCATAATTCCCATGgttttaataaatggtgctgaggGCATTGGTACAGGATGGGCTTGTAAACTACCCAACTATGATGCTAGGGAAATTGTGAACAATGTCAGACGAATGCTGGATGGCTTGGATCCTCATCCCATG CTGCCAAACTACAAAAACTTTAAAGGAACTATCCAAGAACTTGGTCAAAACCAATATGCAGTCAGTGGTGAAATATTTGTGGTGGATAGAAACACAGTAGAGATTACAGAGCTTCCAGTTAGAACTTGGACACAG gTGTACAAAGAACAGGTTTTAGAACCTATGCTAAATGGAACAGATAAAACACCAGCATTAATTTCTGATTATAAAGAATATCATACTGATACAACTGTGAAATTTGTGGTGAAAATGACTGAAGAGAAACTAGCTCAAGCAGAAGCTGCTGGATTGCACAAAGTTTTTAAACTTCAGACTACTCTTACTTGTAATTCCATG gtACTCTTTGATCATATGGGATGTCTGAAGAAGTATGAAACTGTgcaagacattttaaaagaattctttgATTTACGGTTAAGCTATTATGGTTTACGTAAAGAATGGCTTGTAGGAATGTTGGGAGCAGAATCTACAAAGCTTAACAATCAAGCCCGTTTCATTTTAGAGAAGATACAAGGGAAAATTACTATAG AGAATAGGTCAAAGAAAGATTTGATTCAAATGTTAGTCCAGAGAGGTTATGAATCTGACCCAGTGAAAGCCTGGAAAGAAGCACAAGAAAAG gcagcagaagaggaagaaacacaaaACCAGCATGATGATAGTTCCTCTGATTCAGGAACTCCTTCAGGCCctgattttaattatattttaaatatgtctcTGTGGTCTCTTACTAAAGAAAAAGTTGAAGAACTGATTAAACAGAGAGATGCAAAA gggAGAGAGGTCAGTGATCTTAAAAGAAAATCTCCTTCAGATCTTTGGAAAGAAGATTTAGCAGCTTTCGTTGAAGAACTGGAG AGAGTGGAAGCGCAAGAACGAGAAGACGTTCTAGCTGGAATGGCTGGAAAAGCAATAAAAGGTAAAGTTGGCAAACCTAAGGTGAAGAAGCTTCAACTGGAAGAGACAATGCCCTCACCTTATGGGAGAAGAGTGGTTCCTGAAATTACTGCTATGAAGGCAGATGCCAGTAAAAAGTTGCTGAAGAGGAAAAAG GGCGATCTTGATACCACAACAGTGAAAGTGGAATTTGATGAAGAATTCGGTGGGACACCGGTAGAAGGCACAGGAGAAGAGGTGCTGATCTCGTCAGCGCCTATAAATAAAGGCCCCAAAcccaaaagggagaaaaaggagccTG gTACCAGGGTGAGAAAAACACCCACATCTTCTGGGAAACCCAGCGCGAAGAAAGTGAAGAAACGGAATCCCTGGTCAGATGACGAATCCAAGTCAGAAAGTGACTTGGAAGAAACAGAACCTGTGGTTATTCCACGAGATTCTCTGCTTAGGAGAGCAGCTG cTGAAAGGCCTAAGTACACGTTTGATTTCTCAGAAGAAGAGGATGATGatgctgatgatgatgatgacaataatgATTTAGAGGAATTGAAAGTTAAAGCATCTCCCATAGCAAATGATGGAGAAGATGAATTTGTTCCTTCAGATGGCCTTGATAAAGATGAATATACATTTTCACCAGGCAAATCGAAAGCTACTCCGGA aaAGTCTTCCCACGACAAGAAAAGTCAGGATTTTGGGagtcttttctcatttccttcataCTCTCAGAAGTCAGAAGATG ATTCAGCTAAATTTGACAGTAATGAAGAAgattctgcttctgttttttcaCCATCGTTTGgtctgaaacaaacagaaaaagttcCAAGTAAAACAGTAGCTGCTAAAAAGG GAAAACCGTCTTTAGATACAACCCCTAAGCCCAAGAGAACTCCCAAGCAGAAGAAGGCAGAGACTGTGAACTCTGATTCGGACTCCGAGTTCGGCATTCCAAAGAAGACCGCGGCGCCGAGAG GTAAAGGCCGAGGGGCAAAGAAAAGGAAGGCATCTGGCTCTGAAAATGAAGGTGATTATAACCCTGGCAGGAGAACTTCCAAACCACCAAGCAAG aAACCGAAGAAAACATCTTTTGATCAGGATTCAGATGTGGACCTCTTCCCATCAGACTTCACTTCTGAACCCCCCTCTCTGCCACGCAGCGGGCGGGCTAGGAAAGAAGTAAAATACTTCGCAGACTCTGACGAAGAAGATGATGTTGATTTTGCAATGTTTAATTAA